Within the Opitutaceae bacterium TAV5 genome, the region CGGGACGAGCGAGACAAGCTCTTCCAGTCGCGAGCGAATGGCCGCGTTCCCCGGATCGACCCGGAGCAGGCGGGCGAGAGCGAGCATCATATGAACCTGGGTCGAGGCATGCTTGCGCACGCTTTCCGGATCGCGGTCGGGATGGGCCGAGGCGGCGGAAGGGGGATTGTCGTAATCGACAAAATAACCGCCGTACAGGTCATCATGCGCCAGTGAATCGATCCGCCGGAATGTTTCTCCGGCGAGGCGTCGCGCATCCGGTTTGCCGGCGAGCCTGTGGATATCGTCCAGAATCAGAATGGCCCACGCCTGGTCGGCGGTGTCCCTCTTCTGCCGGGACAGGTCGGGGATCGGTACATCCGCGTCGGCGGTCGAAAGCCAGTCGGCTGTCTGCGGATCGTAAAAACGGGAGACGAGCGCGGCGTACCGGTGATCGAATCGCATCCGCAGAAGGTTCCGGACATCTTCGTCCTTTTGCCGGGAAAGCGCGACTGCGAGGACATACAATGCGCGGAGTCGCAGCGAGAAAACCCGGTCTTGCATGCGGGCTTCCGGCAGGGCCGGAGATGGCGTCCGTTCGTTGTCTGCCAGCCAGAAGGGCAGGACGTCGCGGTCGAGGTGTTCGGACCAGCGTTGCGGCCAAGGGGAAGATATGCCGGAAGCACCGGTTGCCGCCGTCGTGAGGATCGTCGCCAGCGCGATGGCCAGCAGCCGGAAGAGAAGCGACGGCGGGGAGCCGGAGCGCCCGGAGATGATCATGGACGGGTTTTGACGAGGAGGAAATCGCCCGAGCCCAGTTTCGAGTCGTCGGGTTGGGTCCTGGTGATGGCGGTGGACCACCATTCGGTATAGAGCCGCTGGTCAGAGCCGGGCAGATAAGCGGTGTGGCCATCGAGGAAGGCTACATTGATGCCGCTGCCGCCGCCGTGGCGCGGAGGCATGCGACGGCTGGAATTCCATGTCTGGTTCCAGCCGTCCCAGAACAGGGGCGTGCGGGAGGGAATCTCGTAAAACGCATCGTATTTCTCGTCACGGGCCAGCATGCCGTAATCGGGACCGCGTTCCGGATTGGTGGAATTGGCCTGTGAGTGAGTGGGCACGGCCATGGGGCAGAGCTCCGTTTTTTCGATAATGAAGACGGGGCCGGCGCCGAAGATGTAGTTGGGTCCCGGTTTGTAGTACCGACGGAGAAGCTGGATGCCGGGCACGTTGTGATTTTCGCTGAGCGGATGGTCCGGGTTGGCGGTACCGGGCGGGGAATCGCCGCGAAATTCGTTGCGGTACATCGCGTGGGCCATGGCCAGCGTGCGCAGGTTGGTGAGGCACTGTGTCCCCCGGGCGGTGTCACGCGCCCGGCCGACAACGGGGATGATGATACCGGCGAGAATGCCGATGATCGCGATGACGACGAGGAGTTCCACGAGCGTGAAAGCGCGGCGCCGTTCGCATCCGCCAGGACGAGCGGCAAGAAGGGCAGACGGGAACGCGATGCGTATGTGTCGGGGTAGCATGGCGGGGAGAGGATTCAGTTGGCGGTGTTGCGGGAAAGGAAATGGCGGCGGGTGATCATGGCGACCCCGAAGACGCCGAGCGCGGAAAGAAATGCGGCCGTTGCGGGTTCGGGAACTGTGGTGAGAACAACGTCATCCCATCCGGTGCCGATGCGGATGTCGTCGATGATATAGACATTGGAGCCCAGGCTGTTGGTGCGCAGGATGACGCCCCGGTAACCGTTCGAGCCGACGCCGGTATCCGTGCTTACAGAGGCGTAGCTGGAGGTGGTGACGATCGAGCCAACGGGTGTATCGATGAAACCGTCCGATGCGGGATTCAGCCAGACCGAGGTCTGTTGGTAGGTTTTCGAATCGGCGTCCCATCCGCTGAACCTGCCGACCACCAGGTAGGTGGTGCCGTAGGTGAGGGCGGTGGTGACATTTTTCGTCTGGTTGTCGACGCGAGCGCCTGCATTGGCTCCACTGAAGGTGATGCCATTGTCCTGGACGGCACTAAAACCGGTGTCGAACAGCGACACGCTGAGAAAACCTCCCGAAACGGCTTCGCCAGCGGTGCCGCCGGTGATCTGGATCACGAAGCTGAAATAGATGTCCGCACCTGTGGTCACGACTGTGGGGCTGAATACTCTTTCGGCGGCGCGAACGGTGTTCGCTCCGGAGACGCTCATGGCGTTGCCGCCACCATAGGTCACGCCTTCGGCCGTGTAGCTGATGTTCTTGTCGGTGGTCACGACCGTGGCGGGATTGTCGGCCGCGCTGTTCCAGCGGCTGGTCCAGCCGGTTCCTCCGTTACCGTTGGCGGTGCTGCTTGGAGTGATGATGGAGCCGGTTTCGTAATCAAAACCGTCATACGCGAGGATCGCGGCTTGAAGACCTGTCGTCGGGAGTGTGAACAGGCCGGCGGCGAGACTGGCAAGGGGGAGGAGGTTGATGGAGATTTTCATGGGCATTGAGGCGGTCGGGTTCGGGTTGACTGATGACGGGTTCGCACTGGCGAGACCCGGGGAAAGGCATGAGGGAAAGGTGCGTCAGGGGACGGAGGAGGTGCAAAGTCCGGGTTTCTGAACCCGTTCAAATTTGCCGAGGACGGGAACGGCTTCGTGCATTGTGCGGATGCTCCGCTCCTGCGTGGCGCGGACACCGTCCATGATGGCTCGGACGCGGGTGAGGGCGGCGGGACGGTTGTGGTGGATTTCAAGCAGGCGCTCTGCAAGGGCGAGGCCGGTGGTTTCGGTGATCTCGAAATACCAGTCGCCGAGGCCGACGTCGGCCCACATCTGGCCCTTGGTGGTGTCGCTGGGCTGGCGGACAAAGAGAGTCGGGGTGCCGACGGCGAGAGCGAAGATGGGCGAATGGTTGTCGAGGCTGACGACGGTGTGGGCGCGGGCGTAGGTGGAGCAGGCTTCGTCGGGCAGCCAGTAGCCGGGACGCCAGACGACGTTGTTGCGGACATCTTCGGGGAGATTCTGGCGGATGAGGTCGCGGCCCAGCTCGACCTGATAGGTCATTTCGGGGCAGACGAGCACCTTGAGGCCGGTGGCGCGGACCCAGCGGGTGATGAGGACGCGGAGTTTTTCCATGTCGGCCTTGCGATGACGAGCGCTGACGAGGGCGCGGCCTTCGTCGCGCGGCGTGGGCGGAGTGTCGTGAGTTTCGTGATACGGGGTGAAACGCAGACGGGGGATGACGCAGATGAACTCGCGTTCGCGGAGGCGGTGGTTGCGGAGGAAGGTGGCGGCGCTGTCATCGTCGCGCAGGTCGATGCCGAAAGCGCCGTCGGGCGCGAAGTCGAGGCGGGGCTGGCGGAGATTCTGGGTGCGGAGGTAATCGAGGGTGAGGGTATCGCGGCAGAAGACAAACGAGGCGGAGTCGAGCACGCGGCGTTCGCGTGCGGGGAGGTGATCGGCGGGGAGCCGGGCAACGAGCCGGCGCTGGCGGGCGATGGTATCGCCTTCGTCGGGAATGGCCTGGTGCGCCGGTCCCGCCCCGAGGGGATCGACCGTGATTCCGTAAATGCCGAAGGGTTTTCCGCCGGCGAGGCGGATCCAGGCTTCGAGGTGCGGGAGGGCGACGATGCCGGGACCGGAGCCATGGACAAGCAGGTCGGCGTCGGCGATGGCCGCGGCGAGCACGGGTGTGGTGGGCCGGCCGGTATCGGGATCGATCGTGCCCTCCGCGATACGCAGGCGAGGGAAGCGGCGGAGGAGCATGGGACG harbors:
- a CDS encoding anchor protein, encoding MPMKISINLLPLASLAAGLFTLPTTGLQAAILAYDGFDYETGSIITPSSTANGNGGTGWTSRWNSAADNPATVVTTDKNISYTAEGVTYGGGNAMSVSGANTVRAAERVFSPTVVTTGADIYFSFVIQITGGTAGEAVSGGFLSVSLFDTGFSAVQDNGITFSGANAGARVDNQTKNVTTALTYGTTYLVVGRFSGWDADSKTYQQTSVWLNPASDGFIDTPVGSIVTTSSYASVSTDTGVGSNGYRGVILRTNSLGSNVYIIDDIRIGTGWDDVVLTTVPEPATAAFLSALGVFGVAMITRRHFLSRNTAN
- a CDS encoding N-acyl-D-glucosamine 2-epimerase, whose translation is MVVHRHHQDPTRRLETGLGRFPPRQNPSMIISGRSGSPPSLLFRLLAIALATILTTAATGASGISSPWPQRWSEHLDRDVLPFWLADNERTPSPALPEARMQDRVFSLRLRALYVLAVALSRQKDEDVRNLLRMRFDHRYAALVSRFYDPQTADWLSTADADVPIPDLSRQKRDTADQAWAILILDDIHRLAGKPDARRLAGETFRRIDSLAHDDLYGGYFVDYDNPPSAASAHPDRDPESVRKHASTQVHMMLALARLLRVDPGNAAIRSRLEELVSLVPRFVSTETGHVRWALGRDWLPATFARPINNRTLYGLNAETISYLLNANDALGRPPSAVLPLVECIARGLLRDGISPDGAVWYVGPMEGSADDRRVWWWPQVETAAAMWSLFRLTRRDDYLAAFGKVSAWAHAHLVPAETPGRWVTVCTADGQPLPHTAAAHEIQTGFHVARCVLAIEKN
- a CDS encoding type II secretion protein; protein product: MLPRHIRIAFPSALLAARPGGCERRRAFTLVELLVVIAIIGILAGIIIPVVGRARDTARGTQCLTNLRTLAMAHAMYRNEFRGDSPPGTANPDHPLSENHNVPGIQLLRRYYKPGPNYIFGAGPVFIIEKTELCPMAVPTHSQANSTNPERGPDYGMLARDEKYDAFYEIPSRTPLFWDGWNQTWNSSRRMPPRHGGGSGINVAFLDGHTAYLPGSDQRLYTEWWSTAITRTQPDDSKLGSGDFLLVKTRP
- a CDS encoding polysaccharide pyruvyl transferase encodes the protein MPVITDPPPSAHHPTVAATPAGDTTASDPYRGLHLLLRSSWQTVNIGDIGHSPGVLALLEKHFPGATLTLWPDQLDRGVRPMLLRRFPRLRIAEGTIDPDTGRPTTPVLAAAIADADLLVHGSGPGIVALPHLEAWIRLAGGKPFGIYGITVDPLGAGPAHQAIPDEGDTIARQRRLVARLPADHLPARERRVLDSASFVFCRDTLTLDYLRTQNLRQPRLDFAPDGAFGIDLRDDDSAATFLRNHRLREREFICVIPRLRFTPYHETHDTPPTPRDEGRALVSARHRKADMEKLRVLITRWVRATGLKVLVCPEMTYQVELGRDLIRQNLPEDVRNNVVWRPGYWLPDEACSTYARAHTVVSLDNHSPIFALAVGTPTLFVRQPSDTTKGQMWADVGLGDWYFEITETTGLALAERLLEIHHNRPAALTRVRAIMDGVRATQERSIRTMHEAVPVLGKFERVQKPGLCTSSVP